From Sceloporus undulatus isolate JIND9_A2432 ecotype Alabama chromosome 6, SceUnd_v1.1, whole genome shotgun sequence, one genomic window encodes:
- the GAD2 gene encoding glutamate decarboxylase 2, translated as MATPGAGFWSLGSEDQDSGEANSPGPAKAWCQAAQKFTGGISTKLCALLYGDGEKPMDPGAAKEDPTARARKAPCTCSQKPCACQKEEVNYAFLHASDLLPASEGEAATLSFLQDVVEILLQYLVTNFDRSTKVIDFHYPNELLQEYNWELADQPQTLEEILLHCRTALKYAIKTGHPRYFNQLSTGLDMVGLAADWLTSTANTNMFTYEIAPVFVLLEYVTLRKMREIVGWPGGAGDGIFSPGGAISNMYAMLVARFKMFPEVKEKGMAAIPRLVAFTSEHSHFSVKKGAAALGIGTDSVVLIRCDERGKMIPSDLERRIIEAKQKGFVPFLVSATAGTTVYGAFDPLIAIADICKKYKIWMHVDGAWGGGLLMSRKHKWKLNGIERANSVTWNPHKMMGVPLQCSALLVREEGLMQSCNQMHASYLFQQDKHYDLSYDTGDKALQCGRHVDVFKLWLMWRAKGTVGFEAHIDKCLDLAEYLYNKIKNREGFEMVFDGKPQHTNVCFWYVPPTLRNMEDNEERMNRLSKVAPIIKARMMEYGTTMVSYQPLGDKVNFFRMVISNPAAAYQDIDFLIEEIERLGQDL; from the exons CGTTGCTCTACGGCGATGGGGAGAAGCCCATGGACCCGGGGGCGGCCAAGGAGGACCCCACCGCCAGGGCCAGGAAGGCCCCCTGCACCTGCAGCCAAAAGCCCTGCGcttgccagaaggaggaggtgaacTATGCCTTTTTGCACGCCTCCG acctgcttccagcCTCGGAGGGCGAAGCGGCCACCTTGTCCTTCCTCCAAGACGTGGTGGAGATCTTGCTCCAGTACCTGGTGACCAATTTCGACCGATCGACCAAAGTGATCGACTTCCATTACCCGAATGAGCTTCTTCAGGAGTACAACTGGGAACTGGCCGATCAGCCGCAGACCCTGGAAGAAATCCTGCTCCACTGCAGGACCGCCTTGAAATACGCCATTAAAACAG GACACCCCAGGTATTTCAATCAACTATCAACTGGACTGGATATGGTTGGGTTAGCTGCAGATTGGCTAACGTCTACAGCCAATACTAATAT GTTCACCTATGAAATTGCTCCAGTGTTTGTGCTTTTGGAATACGTCACACTAAGGAAAATGAGAGAAATTGTTGGCTGGCCAGGTGGTGCTGGTGATGGGATCTTTTCACCTG GTGGTGCCATATCTAACATGTATGCTATGTTGGTTGCACGTTTCAAGATGTTCCCAGAAGttaaggagaaaggaatggcagctATTCCAAGACTTGTTGCCTTCACATCAGAGCAT AGTCATTTTTCTGTGAAGAAAGGAGCAGCAGCCTTAGGAATTGGTACTGACAGTGTGGTTTTGATCAGATGTGATGAGAG AGGCAAaatgatcccatctgatcttgaaaggaGAATCattgaagcaaagcaaaag GGATTTGTTCCTTTCCTAGTAAGTGCCACAGCAGGAACTACAGTCTATGGGGCATTTGACCCACTGATAGCCATTGCAGACATCTGCAAGAAGTACAAGATCTGGATGCATGTTGAT GGAGCATGGGGTGGTGGTCTGCTGATGTCAAGGAAACATAAATGGAAGTTAAATGGCATTGAAAG GGCTAACTCTGTGACGTGGAATCCACACAAGATGATGGGGGTCCCTCTACAGTGTTCTGCTCTGCTTGTTCGAGAAGAA ggactGATGCAAAGCTGCAATCAAATGCATGCTTCCTACCTCTTTCAACAAGACAAACATTATGACTTGTCATATGACACTGGTGACAAGGCCTTGCAATGTGGGCGCCATGTGGATGTCTTCAAACTATGGCTGATGTGGAGGGCAAAG GGCACTGTAGGATTTGAAGCTCATATTGACAAGTGCTTGGACCTTGCAGAATACCTGTATAACAAAATAAAGAACAGAGAAGGCTTTGAAATGGTATTTGATGGAAAG CCTCAGCACACAAATGTTTGCTTCTGGTATGTGCCTCCTACCTTACGGAATATGGAGGATAATGAAGAAAGAATGAATCGTCTTTCAAAG GTGGCCCCAATAATTAAAGCCCGAATGATGGAGTATGGTACTACTATGGTCAGCTATCAGCCTCTGGGAGACAAGGTCAACTTCTTCCGCATGGTTATCTCCAATCCAGCAGCGGCTTACCAAGACATCGATTTTCTGATTGAGGAAATAGAGCGCCTCGGGCAAGATTTATAA